A DNA window from Pseudomonas wuhanensis contains the following coding sequences:
- the fdhF gene encoding formate dehydrogenase subunit alpha → MITLFDPKTDIDLGTPARDSQVQITLNIDGQSITVPEGTSVMRAAALLGTTIPKLCATDSLEAFGSCRMCLVEIDGMRGYPASCTTPVTEGMTVHTQTPKLATLRRNVMELYISDHPLDCLTCSANGNCELQTVAGQVGLREVRYGYEGDNHLADVKDTSNPYFDYDPSKCIVCNRCVRACEETQGTFALTITGRGFESRVAAAGGDNFLDSECVSCGACVQACPTATLMEKSVVELGQPEHSVITTCAYCGVGCSFRAEMKGDQVVRMVPDKNGQANHGHSCVKGRFAWGYATHPDRITKPMIRQHINDPWQEVSWDEAVTYAASEFRRLQQKYGRDSIGGITSSRCTNEETYLVQKLVRAAFGNNNVDTCARVCHSPTGYGLKQTLGESAGTQSFDSVMQADVILVMGANPSDAHPVFASQLKRRLREGARLIVIDPRRIDLVDSVHARAEYHLALRPGTNVAMLNALAHTIITEGLQDQAFIDARCEGSDFARWSEFVSRAENSPEALGPVCGVEPADIRAAARLYATGGNAAIYYGLGVTEHSQGSTAVMGIANLAMATGNIGREGVGVNPLRGQNNVQGSCDMGSFPHELPGYRHVSNEAVRTQFEQAWNVTLQPDPGLRIPNMFESALAGSFKGLYCQGEDIAQSDPNTQHVTAALSAMECVVVQDIFLNETAKFAHVFLPGSSFLEKDGTFTNAERRISRVRKVMEPLGGKADWEGTVALANALGYPMNYKHPSEIMDEIASLTPTFTNVSYAELERHGSLQWPCNAAAPDGTPTMHIEEFVRGKGRFMLTGYVPTEEKVNSRYPLLLTTGRILSQYNVGAQTRRTENVAWHDEDRLEIHPTDAESRGINEGDWVGIGSRAGQTVLRARITERVAPGVVYTTFHFPESGANVITTDNSDWATNCPEYKVTAVEVSRVYHPSEWQKRYQAFSDEQQRLLDERRHARTAGTKAEVRR, encoded by the coding sequence ATGATCACCCTCTTCGACCCGAAAACCGACATCGATCTCGGCACTCCAGCCCGCGACAGCCAGGTGCAGATCACCCTGAACATCGACGGCCAAAGCATCACCGTGCCCGAAGGCACCTCAGTGATGCGCGCCGCCGCGCTGCTGGGCACCACCATTCCCAAACTATGTGCCACCGACAGCCTGGAAGCCTTCGGCTCCTGCCGCATGTGTCTGGTGGAGATCGACGGCATGCGTGGCTATCCGGCGTCCTGCACTACGCCGGTCACTGAAGGCATGACCGTGCACACCCAGACACCGAAGCTCGCGACCTTGCGCCGCAACGTCATGGAGCTGTACATCTCCGATCACCCGCTGGATTGCCTGACCTGTTCGGCCAACGGCAACTGCGAGCTGCAAACCGTCGCCGGCCAGGTTGGCCTGCGGGAAGTGCGTTACGGCTATGAAGGCGACAACCATCTGGCCGACGTGAAGGACACGTCCAACCCCTACTTCGACTACGACCCGAGCAAGTGCATCGTCTGCAACCGCTGCGTGCGTGCCTGCGAAGAAACACAGGGCACCTTTGCTCTGACCATTACCGGGCGCGGTTTCGAATCCCGGGTTGCCGCCGCCGGTGGCGATAACTTCCTCGACTCCGAATGCGTGTCCTGCGGCGCCTGTGTGCAAGCGTGCCCGACCGCGACGCTGATGGAAAAAAGTGTGGTGGAACTGGGTCAACCCGAACACAGCGTGATCACTACCTGTGCCTATTGCGGCGTGGGCTGCTCGTTCCGCGCCGAGATGAAAGGCGACCAGGTCGTACGCATGGTTCCAGACAAGAACGGCCAGGCCAACCACGGCCACTCTTGCGTCAAAGGGCGCTTTGCCTGGGGCTACGCGACCCACCCGGATCGCATCACCAAGCCGATGATCCGCCAGCACATCAACGACCCTTGGCAGGAAGTCAGCTGGGATGAAGCGGTGACCTACGCTGCCAGCGAATTCCGTCGGCTGCAGCAAAAATACGGCCGCGACTCCATTGGTGGCATTACCTCCAGCCGCTGCACCAACGAAGAAACCTACCTGGTGCAAAAACTGGTGCGCGCGGCGTTCGGCAACAACAACGTCGACACCTGTGCGCGGGTCTGCCACTCACCGACCGGTTATGGCCTGAAACAAACATTGGGCGAGTCCGCCGGCACCCAGAGTTTCGACTCGGTGATGCAGGCCGACGTGATCCTGGTGATGGGCGCCAACCCCAGCGACGCGCACCCGGTGTTTGCCTCGCAACTCAAACGCCGTTTGCGTGAAGGTGCGCGGCTGATCGTCATCGACCCGCGCCGCATTGATCTGGTGGACTCGGTGCACGCCCGCGCCGAGTATCACCTGGCGCTGCGCCCCGGCACTAACGTCGCCATGCTCAACGCCTTGGCCCACACGATCATCACCGAAGGCCTGCAAGACCAAGCCTTCATCGACGCGCGTTGCGAGGGCAGCGATTTTGCGCGCTGGAGCGAATTTGTCAGCCGCGCGGAGAACTCGCCGGAAGCCCTTGGCCCTGTCTGCGGCGTCGAACCTGCCGATATCCGTGCCGCCGCTCGTTTGTATGCGACCGGCGGCAACGCCGCGATCTACTACGGCCTGGGCGTCACCGAACACAGCCAGGGCAGTACCGCCGTCATGGGCATCGCCAACCTGGCCATGGCCACCGGCAACATCGGTCGCGAAGGTGTGGGGGTGAACCCGTTGCGTGGGCAGAACAACGTTCAGGGCTCCTGCGACATGGGCTCCTTTCCCCACGAACTGCCCGGTTACCGACACGTCTCCAACGAGGCGGTACGGACTCAGTTCGAACAGGCCTGGAACGTCACACTGCAACCCGATCCGGGCCTGCGCATTCCCAACATGTTCGAGTCGGCACTGGCCGGCAGCTTCAAGGGTCTGTATTGCCAGGGCGAGGACATCGCCCAGAGCGATCCGAATACCCAACACGTCACTGCTGCTCTGTCAGCCATGGAATGCGTGGTGGTGCAGGACATCTTCCTCAACGAGACGGCGAAGTTCGCCCACGTGTTCCTGCCGGGCAGTTCGTTCCTGGAAAAAGACGGCACCTTCACCAACGCCGAGCGACGCATCTCGCGGGTACGCAAGGTCATGGAGCCGTTGGGCGGCAAGGCCGACTGGGAAGGCACCGTGGCCCTGGCCAACGCCTTGGGCTATCCGATGAACTATAAGCATCCGTCGGAAATCATGGATGAAATCGCCAGCCTGACGCCGACGTTCACCAACGTCAGCTACGCCGAACTGGAGCGCCACGGCAGCCTGCAATGGCCGTGTAACGCCGCGGCACCGGACGGCACGCCGACCATGCACATCGAGGAGTTCGTGCGCGGCAAGGGGCGCTTTATGCTCACCGGCTACGTGCCCACCGAGGAAAAGGTCAACAGTCGCTATCCGCTGCTGCTGACCACCGGGCGCATCCTCAGCCAGTACAACGTCGGCGCCCAGACCCGACGTACTGAAAACGTCGCTTGGCACGATGAGGACCGACTGGAAATCCACCCGACCGACGCCGAGAGCCGTGGCATCAACGAAGGTGACTGGGTCGGCATTGGCAGCCGCGCCGGGCAGACCGTACTGCGTGCGCGGATCACCGAACGGGTAGCCCCAGGCGTGGTGTACACCACCTTCCACTTCCCTGAATCGGGGGCCAACGTCATTACCACCGACAACTCCGACTGGGCCACCAACTGTCCGGAGTACAAGGTCACCGCTGTGGAAGTCAGCCGCGTCTACCACCCTTCCGAGTGGCAAAAACGCTATCAGGCATTTAGCGACGAACAACAACGCCTGCTCGACGAACGCCGCCACGCACGCACCGCCGGAACAAAAGCCGAGGTACGCCGATGA